The Thunnus thynnus chromosome 19, fThuThy2.1, whole genome shotgun sequence genome contains the following window.
ATAGTGTGACACAGATAAAGACTTCAATGATTATATcacatcacaaaacaaaaagaaacagtcaGTATCTTGTACATTTCCACTCCCTCTGAGTCACGTCACCTAGAAATGATTAGGTGATTAAAGCAACTGACTCAAGAGATTTATGGGAAATTCAATGTGCTGTTTACTACCCCCAATTACTACCTATGGCAACAGGAGCCCAACgccaaacagcagacaggaaaagttagcgactagctagTGGTTGCAGCTACAGCGGCAGATATTATTATCCGGAGTTGgaggagaccaaaacagagagtgaatattgtactTGCATTCatcaagtggacagaaacaaatgaatgctaatgttgctctgtgtctgctgcatgtgtaaataagcaactttGCTAACTCATTCACCCTAGCAACAATAAGGGAAGTGGCTGAAGAATCAATATCAGGTTTAAATTCTTTAAATAATTACAGAATATTAAACATATATTAGTTTTTGCCAGTATACAGTTAAGTGAGGGGTGTCTATGTTTGACATACTTTGCGTAACAGGAATATTTATAGACCTCATGCTACAAATTCCCAAATGCAACCAAGCTGCATCTATGGCTTCATTGTCTGAAAATGGCCTTATAAACACAAATTTTGTGCTCATGAATACAATGTAAAGTTAAGTTGAACAACCAACTGATCTAAATATAAAATTCtacttgttaaaaaaatacattgataCATCTCATTGTTTGatgtcatcataaaacacagtCAAGCCCACACAGAACATGTTTATGAACTAAGTTTCGCACAGACAGGTGTGTATGTTGTGGAAATGTCACTGAACAGTTGTGAGCACTACAGTACTGATACGCCAGGACTGCTCTCCTCCTGAgtcataattaattaattatcgtGAAGCTATTTTAATgccctgcacacacatgcaggtatTTTCAATTACTCTGCCTGATTAGACATCTATTCAGGTGAAAATTGAGTGGAGAGATCAAGTGACATCAGCAAACTCGCTGACATAATAATAGGAACAATAACTGTAAATCTTACTGCCCTGTGAGTtgcaacaaaactaaaagaGCAAAGGAGCTATCAAGTCAAAAAAGTGCAGCATGTACTCATCCACACAATCCTGAGAGGAGCTCTGATCAGgcaacatattaaaaacacctGTGTTGGTGGACTATGGGTGTGTAGGGGCTTTAATACTTTCATTGAGCCTTTATGGTTATACTGCAGTTATTAACCATTTCTGAAGTGTCCTTAGGTAAAATATTGCAAGCCAATAGCAGGAGTTGACACTGCCTTCAGGTGGCAAATGGTAAATCTGTCATAAGGATCAATAAAGTGCTTTGCCTAGTCTTAAGTTGGAAAAATTGTACTGTAAGTTAGTTTCACCTTAAAAAACAAGGTCATCTAAAGAGCATCACAGGTGTCATGTGGAGACCAACAAGAACAAAAATCACTATTCAACCTACTGGAACAACTGTTAAACGTCTCTGTGCAGTAAGTTCCTCTTTATGTGGTTGTCATCACCCCAGTAGTTTCTGTAGCAACTCTAAAGGTTCCTCATATGTGTTCCCATCCTAAATATAATACAGATTTTATTCAAACCAGCCTTGTACTACATAATTAATCAGTCAGACTGCTAACATGTCAATACCAAGGTACTTtgaggaagtcagacacagatcCTCACAAGCAAAGCTCATTGTCGACGTGCTGATCAGGAGCTGTTATAAAATGAGGAATTTGGTGTTGTAAAACCAATTAAGTTGCATTTTACACACACGCATATTCACAAGACGTCCAGATAATCTTGTGTCTTACGGATCATGTGTAACCGTTCAAATGAGGGGTGTAAGCATGGGTATGAATATTTTATGAGGCACTGAACAATGGCTTTTTGAATGGAGACAGAAGATTATCACACAGATGCACTTGATTGCAGCTGCTGTAACATCGATAAACTGACAATATTTAACTCAATTTATCtttgaaacacacaaaacaggaCTGTAACCTCTTATATTTGCCAATGTGgcttgttcatttttaaataatgtacTCCTCTCTTAAGTTTTCTGGACTTCCAACAATTCCCACAAGAAACAATTCTTCATCTGattttctctcactgtcttcTCTACACAAATTCCTCCCAAAAATGCCTTGTGGAGCAGGCTGCTCCGTGCGCAGGCCAGACCGAGACGAGCAAGGAAAGCCAAGGCACATGAAGAACCTATTAGGGGGCCTAGCAGCCAGCAGCAACCCTGGGAGGCCAGCCAACTCAGTGTGTGAACAATGGGAACCCAGCTCAACAAAAACATCCTGCAGAAGTGAGAGcctgggagggagagagggagggaggaaaggacaAGCGAGCAGCAAGCCAGATAGCCCCGTTCAGCCTGCCACGGTATCAAAACAACGAGGGGCTGGTGTTTTAGAGGAGCTAACTTTCCTGGTGTTGAGTTTGCATCTGAGACTTATAACAAAAGAAATGCATCAGATGGACGGACGCACTTGATGTGGTCAGTGCAGAACATTTGAGCTGAGGTCATAGATGGTTCAGCCGCAGCGCAGAAAGCAAGTTTAACAGCTGCTCTAACAATAGAATGAACTTACACATGACCAGATGTAAGATGCTgctcctttttgtttttctcatagCATTTAAATGCAGTATCATACTGAAGTGAAATTGctcaaaccacaaaaaaaaaaaaacgttacaCTATTTTCATAACATCTGCAACCTCTCTTTACTCAAGCATTAGCAGTTAACTGCAGGTCGACACCCAATGGATGTTGCAATATGAACAGGTCCAACATGTAGAAAGATGTATTGTCGCGTCGGTTTTCCCACGACCCTCCCAGAGCCGTGCAATATCAGTTGCAGCTCAACGTTTCTATGAAACGGGTAAAAGAACATGACTCAATCACAGGATTAATTTCAAATTCACAGGCGCTATGAGCAAAATGCAAGTGGACAAGATGTGAGACACAGTGGGTTGCAAGTCACCTTCTcttatcttgtgtgtgttttatcagtgCTACAAGAAACCCAAAACAAAGCATAGAAAATGACTGAACATGTTCATACCGGTAAGtacagaatacacacacactaacacagtGTTTCTCAGTTTTTGGCTTATAATCGCCCTAATGAGGTGTGAATGGTTAACAGCTTTAGCCAACCATTTTCAGGGCCCATTTGATGTATCACTGGAGAGGACAAAGAGTCTCAAAAGTacatatttcacaagaaaactcacaaaaacagaaaataacaagtAAGAATGTGCTTTGTTCCCTTTAAACACATCAGCTTTTTCAGAGGCAGTGTAATGCAGCCTAGGGGAATGGGTAggtcaaataaaagaaagtaaaaagacTATAAATAATGAGTGAAAGACATATTAAAGTGTGTGCaaaagaaaagagtgaaagaagTCAGCAGCAGGTTGTTAGCAGAGAGCAGACTTGCGGTGCAAAAGCTCTCGGGCCTTAATGGTTAGAAAGAGAGCACAAGGGAAGAGTGTGTGTTGGAAAGTtttttgagtgagtgagtgagtgtgtgtgtgtgtgtggttggtggtggtggtggtggtggggtggggtgggggtaaCATAAAACCAGCTctcccacaacacacacaggggaGGTTACCCTTCTTTAAACCGAGCCTACCCACAATGCACTGGGCTCTTTTATCCCGGCAGTGAAAGGATGAGGCCAGATGAATGACAAAAGGAGAGAATGGGGATCTGGGCTGGGCCCGGCTTGGAAGACAgggagggaaaagagagagagagagggagagagagagaggggagggtgggggtggaggggggtgtTTCCCAAACCAACCTTTTCTATGAAAAATGCaggagaggaggggtgaggaaggggggggggggttgagccAGAGAAACACCTAACTTTTGCTTGAGAGATGAGGAAGAAATGTATGCATACACAGAGAATTTTTGagtttaatgatttctttactGGCTTGTACACAAACGTACAAAAATAATACAGCACTCATCTCCACATGACATCACGTCATCATCACAGTGTTACAAAcgttcaaaaaaataaaaaggatacaaacacaaacaaacaaacaaaaagaaaaaccaaacatgATGGAACATCTGCATCACTCATGAAAAAatcagctgtttcctcttgCTTGAAATGAAGCAagaccagaaacacaacttgGTCCAAAGAAGTCagcacttttttcttttttgtgttttttttgtttttgttttttaaaaatcatctcACTCATGTATACACCAATCCGGCGGCTGGCTCCTTACGTCATAAATGTTATGACCCTGGTAAGCCAAACAACCACACAACCGTGCAATTTTTAATCATGTTACAATGATCTTACCATCAAATGTATTATTCCcctttcaacaaaaaaacaggaagacagCACTTCAGAAAAGAAAGTGCCCCAagatatcatcatcatcatcatcatcatcatcatcatcagcgtCGATATATATAtccatatgtatatatacatacacccAATCACAGAGATACACGCATCTTTGttcaaaaaaacatcatgttttttccacaaagtaacacacacattagGACATTATCACCTGGAGCATATATTTATACAAtagtattttgttgtgtttgatttttttctattcagaaaaaattaaaatgttgacacaTAAAAGCCAACTTTTCAACAACAGTCATCAGTGcaatattcaaacaaacaaaacaaaaaaaaaaaagaaaaagaaaaaaaacatcaagtttAAGACAAGCGatgcatatttcatttgttgccTGATACCAATCTATACCTTGATGTAGTGGATCTATCGCTTAAGTTACTTGTGGTTGTtccaggtttttaaaaatgggaAGTTTATCAGTCTGGGTGACTGTTTAACGCAGCAACACAGGGGGGCCTCAtgagaagcacacacacacacacacacacacacacacacatgcacacacttcaaatctttaaaaaaaaaaaaaaaagctttctcATCAGCTTCTCATGAGGTGAACCAGTGCTGCTGTGAAGCTTCTATACAACTGTTGGCCATTTGAGCAgtaggctttaaaaaaaaataacatcaacattaataaaaaaaatttaaaaaaaaaaaaaaaaaaaaaaaagaaacatacaagCAGCATTGATACAAATGTTAGGGTGCCATGACTTTCAAAATGCAGCAGGCAAGTTTAtgaaaccaattttttttttccttttcttgtgtCATCCTGCAATAgtcatgtgttgttgtttttaaagtcttCATCGTCCAACAGTAATAGGGTCCTGCTCAGTAGTAGTAACTATTCCAAAGCCTTGGCTCCTGCAGTTACCCCGTACAAACACTGGGGGCGCACAAGGCTCCGCATATTTTGTGCAATAAAACTCCCTGCATTTACAAGTCATGCGATacaattccatttttttttttttgtatgactggaaaaatagaaaaacaaaaacaggctgatgaagacagagagagaaagagaaaattgGAGGTTTATAGGGAAAACATGCAACAAtggcagtgtatgtgtgtgtgtgtgtgtgtgtgagagagagagagagacagagaaaaagacagacagacagaaccACAGACTCCCTTTCAGAAAGGCAAAATGATGCTTGTCAGAATTGGTTTGGTTGTAGTGTAAAATAAACTGTCCCGACTGAGGATGCAGGaatggggggtggtggggggtgggggttcaTTGCATCTTCTGAGTGAagtccatccatctgtctgttAGGCTAcatagcaaaacaaaaaacaaaaacatactggCATGTAGATGACCACAGACAAACTGTGAATCTCTTCAGACTCCAAACAACGTGGCAGAGTGGTGAGAGAGCTGAACAACTTGAGAATACTTAATAGTCGAGGTAGCTGGCAAAAGGCAACCAAACAAAGTCCTttgatgggagagagagagagagagagagacagagtgagagagggagagagagggggaaagtCCTCGTCAGGGTCAACAGGCTGTAACAGAGGGGTTTCTGGGATGGTTTACCTCCACACGGGACAGTTTATACTACGAGTCTGAAGCAGCTTGCGTCACCCTAGATATTCTTACActtatagatttaaaaaaaaaaaaaagaagaagaagaagaagaagaagaagaagaaccacaacatatttaaaaatgcatcttCTCAATGTACCttcataaatacaaaaaaaaaacccagcctgCTTTCACAGTGATGACTAGGATgttaataaaatactgaaaggAGATTATAAAGTGAATTCCAAATGCGACTTTTTTTGATACAAAGCGAAAGCAGCGGTTTTAGTAACACAATGACCATTGGCAAAGTGGTCGCACTGGCCTGAAAAAGTTGGACGCCAGCATGGCAAGATCTGCAGAGCGCATTCAGCtactgtctctttttttttttcttaaaaaaaaaaaaacagaaacaaagtaaAGCTATTGTGTACAGTACTTCACAACATTGATGAAGCCATTTGTTGTTACATAATGATTACACATCTGAAAAGCGTGTTGGATAGCCATAATGCCGCtctttgagttaaaaaaaaaaaaaaaatcaattaatttttaaaaaagaaacagacctCTGGTAGCCAACAGAGGGCAACCCTTCTTCTCTTGTTCATGTGTCTTCCCTTTCAGATATTCCAGCATGCAGCCATGTAGCATCAAGTGCCGTGTTTCatataaaataacttaaaaaaaggGTTTTAACAATGAGGAGCAACAGGTCAAATCTGCGCCCCCTCCCACAAAGAAACTATTCAACTATACTGAGGATGGGAGGTCatgtatagaaaaaaaaaactgggccATCTGCACTCTGgagtccaaacacacacacacatctgatgcACAAAGACCGGCTTCTTTTATAGTGGACGACACGATCTAGTATACACATTCAAGAGGAAAGCTTTAGTACCAACAAACTCACCGAAATGGCGTTTTCTTTTGTTAAAAGATTCGTGTTGAAGCCCTTGGTGTGTGAACCATGTGGTGTTTCACTCAGGAGTGCAGAGAGGGCCCCGTTTGGTTTACAGTGAGGGAAGATTATTGTGCAGgtctattttttatttccttttcatATAATTTGGCACAACTATGTAGATAAtggcaggttttttttaattttttatttatttttttgcttttacaaGAGCCTGGCTTTCCCGTGTGTTGCAGTTTTATGTTCtacttcttgttgttgttttgttatttctcttttctttttttcttttttttttttttttttttacctgacagcagagacagatcACCGGGCGCCAGAGGAGTACTTGGCCTTGGTGATGAGGTATAGCACAATGTCTTGGTGGCCCCCGAAGGCGGCGATGTGTAAAGCGCTCCACCCTTCCCTGTTGGCCAGCCGGATatctgcaccaaacttcacCAGCAGTTTTACCAGCTCCAAGTTCCCGTCAATGACGGACTGGTGGAGAGCCGTCTGTCCTTCTGGCCCAAAGGAGTTGACGTTGAACTCGCAGTTTGTCATGTTCTGCAGCAACGAGTGCAGCTCCTTGGTGTTGCCCTTCTTCACCGCCTCCTGGAAAACCCTCTGCGGCGCGGAGCAAGTCGACACATCCGCCTGGCTCATGGTTGCAGCTCGCTGGAGGGTGGtggtgaggggtggggggtggagggacCAATAATCCTGCCTGGGTTCTAAAGCTGATAATAATCGTCTTCTCCCTGTTGAGCGTCTCTGGTCTGGTAACAATGCCACAGTTACACTGGATTATAACCAGTTATTAAGGCACTTTAAAGtactaaaacagaaaaaaagataactGTATATATCCCAAAAAGGACAAGAGAGGAAATAACACACTTGGTGtgcaaaaatgttaatatttgagAGATCCTAAAATCCCTAAAACATAAAGGGTGCTCTCAAGCAATCCAGGGGTCTCTAGATGTAGTTTCCCCTctgtagcagcagcaggtagcCTAAAGCAGGGGATGGAGAAGAGAGACACCTCCGACTTCACTTGGGGAAGTTAGAAGTTTTGAGCACTATCTCCACAGGGCAGCCTCCTCGTTGCTGGATCCCCGCAGGTTTTCCTTGACCTGTTTCCTGGCTACACGTCCTGGTTATATGTCGCTGTTCATGTGGCCAGGGGGGTCtgagaaagacaacaaaaaaaaaaagacaagagaagtCCGCATGAATCCCGATTCCTCACCAACAGATTGCGACAGGGACCCCCACATTCCGCCACATCCAAGAGTGAGAGATGAGACTTCCGTGCGCACACGTTTACGCACGGATACATTTGCCACTAAATATGTCTGGAAATGTAATCCGCTGCAGATTTGTGACTTACCTCTGACAAATGGACGGGTCCGTAGCGACGAAAATGATAGAAATCCACCGTGTGGCCCGGTCTGTGTCCTCCGCGCGGTCCGAGTCTCTGCCCTGCGCTGCGCTCTGGGGGAATATTTTACGCGTCCTTTATTTGCATGACAATACCTTCCCAAAGAATCAACTGTGGAGGAATGGGCGGAAACCCGGGGAGGTTATAGGCTGCCGGCTCGGTGAGGAGGAGGGACCAGGGCGCTGTGAATGTGCAGGGAGGGGGCGTGGTCTACCTAAGGGGGGAGCCAAATGTTGCTGCAGAGATATTAAACAAGCCGCCCGCAGCAATATTATGGTGAGCTCTATATCCGATCTCCTGTAGCTGACCCCAGGAAGCGGACTGAAAGCCAGAGGCACGGTGCTGCCAGAGCTGTAAACCGCTGAGAAAGGGGGCACGCTGTAAAGGATCATCCACTGGATTATCATCAGCAGGAACTTGAAACAAAAAGTCAATCAAGTCTCATTGACAGGGATGTAAATGACTAAACAGCATCAGTGAGGATTTTATTTATGCAAAGCGAAAAAGCTACTGAACCTAAGAAGAAGTTCTCTCTGAAAACACAGTTTGTGAGATAATTAGAATGATGTGACATTCATTATGCTGCTTTATTTGACTCTCACTACAGATAAAAGTTGGAAAAGCACTTCAGTCACTCCTGATTTCATCttcttaaaaggaaaaaaaagccacaaTTGGCTTGTGAACTAAtagtcaaaaaaaaagttcaagacttctttttttttgagtaagAGAGTATCTGGACTCATTAAAGCCCTTTCATGTTAAATGGGGGCTGAAAAGGTGTTGATAATGACATACTATCCAGGGGAAGATGTGCTTTACAGCTATGTGTTGCTGTAGTTAACCGGTGGCCCAACTTTCTCTGCAGTGTCACCCTGAAATGAACGGACCGCCAGTGAACATCTCAGTTGAATTATGcacaaatatgaaattaaatcaaatacGAGCACCTGTTGTAAAGAGATATGTTGTTTAGCACAGGCTAAGTTTTAAAGCAGGAAgagtttttttattcttgttttcaaTACTGACACTAAACATTTAAACCCGTGTGATCTTTCAGGATAGTgattgctgcctctgaaccaaaTGGTAACGACAGTAAACTAAAGAACCTCAGAcctcataataaaaaaaacacctctgaGGAGGAGATTATAGGTGGCTGCTTAAATCATAAACTGCGGATATATTCcggttgtttttaaatgactagACGGTGGGACTTCAAAATAACAAAAGCCCTGCGCTACTTCCTTTCTGCAAGTGAAAAGAGGTGACGCTGCGCGCAGATTGACACGCCGCTCAGCTGCCCCCACCACCGTGGGAACTGggcgcctgtgtgtgtgtgtgtgtgtgtgtgtgtgtgtttgtgcctatGTGAGTGGGAAGGTGGTGGTGATAGATATTGGTAGATAGAAACAGTTAGACAGAAAGAATGTATGTGAAAGTGCCCGAGATGGATAGACacaaggaaagagagagaaatatgtgGAAACCACACTAGGTAAATAACCTCCCTTGGACCGTTTGCTCCGTTTGGTGTACCCATACTTCGTCTCATCTGTGTAACACTTTAAACCGCTCTCCGCTCTGATGGGTTGGCGGCTTTCACACTGTCCTCTTTTTCCCACACTCTGAACTGTACATTTGGCGCACGTCTGTGGCTGCATCTGCCTGCGTCTGTGCGTCAATGTGGGAGAGTCACATCCAAACATAATAGGTCACAGCCCGATTATTTCATTCAAAAGAAAGTATGAAAAATATTAATCCGATTTATTTCTGATAGATAACAGTCTGTGATAATTAGGAACAGTGTGTCATCTACAGGGACTCGAGAAAATGCATGATGAGGAAGAGCCATGTTCATTATCTTCTACATTGGCACATTATTAATGCAACAAGATAATAGTTAGAGCTATAGCAGGTGTCAGTGTAAGTCGTAAATTGGGCTACCCGAAACACAGCTCAACCAGGTCTAAATCGGCGCAGAAGTCGGTTTAGTGAGCCACAAACCATAGGGACACTATTTATGCATTATGGTACATTACTACAGAAACTAACTTAAccataactttaaaaaatgatataacAACCTCCTATTTTTTCAGTGGTAATGGTATAAGCGCGATAATGCACTCTGAAGTGTTCCAGTATAGAAAATAACAGTCACCTCCACCTCGTTCATTATTTGTCCATATCTGAACACCTCAGAGTTACTTACTAATTAGATTGATCACTGGGTTAAAAGGGCTATAAGGTGAGTCGAGTGCATTATTAAAGTTTAAACCATGGCTGCTTAACAAACGCACTTTTGTGAAGTTTAAAGATAGAGAGTGTGGTATGTTGCCCTTTAGGGCAAATGTGTGATGTCTGTGGTAAAGTTAGTTTCACCAGTGAGTGAAGCGATAGGTAGAAagtactgttgctatggttatcCGTAGTAACACCCCATGCACACCAATCTAAAACATGGTTTATCTGTTGACCTTGACTATGTTTAAAGGTGttaaaatacacattataaTTTCACTGTCAGACaatcagaaacacattaaatgtaACCATGGTGAAAGCTTAGATATGTTTCATAACTTTGTCGAAAGGAAGATCTTTGACTTTATGACCTGCTCGTGTGAGAATACAGGATGAACCTTAGGTCaaagtgttttttggggggggtaaCTGTGATTCATCTGTTTTGGATACTTTTAGGTGCATCTGCAGGTGACTGTTCGCATCTGTGCCGactattttctgtttgttcctCTGCAACAAGTGGCTCACAGCTGCAAATGCTCGAAAACAAAGACTGTGGCTCTGACTCATTCATAGAAATGTGGTGAGAACCTAATGCAGACCCTTTTAATGCATTAAAAGGTCTAGGTACTCACCACATCTAAACAGATGTGTGTTCGTCTCTACATTCGTCATATGGCACAGCATTGACCCCCATAGGCACATAAGCATTTAACTTTCAGGTTGTGGTTACtctttttttggtaattttagGATCAGTATACGTTTTGATTATGTTTatagatgtgtatgtgtggtttttTTCTTCGTAGGGTTAGCGAATGGTGCAAAACATCTTCTGGAAAATCAGGAACATCTGTCCGCTATCAGAACTTTGGCTGCAGTGCGTCTGGACACTTGGAAAACATTTGCACAGACCGCAGGAGCCAAAAGTTTCTCCGATTGGATGAGTTTCTCCCCCAAACTCTGTGGCATTTGCTCTCCTCTCATTGCCCCCCACCACTTTGCTCCTGCAGTCTGTCTTGGTAATGTTTCTTTGGGAAGCAGCCAAAATCAGATACAATAGGTATACTTGTtcaaatacatataaaacactgtttttaaacAATCATTCGATTTCTCTTTAAGCCCCAATTATTTTCACACTACGTATGTAAAGAACTATATAATTGGGAAAGAACAGAAAGGGCTAAAATTCAGTTTAAAGTGACCAAAAAGGTGTTCCATGCGTGCGTAAAAGCGCACGCCAATAATAATCTTTTAAGTCATCCTTAAGTGAGGATGGTCAGGTTTCGCTGGCACAGAGGCTTCGGTGAGGCAAATCCTCCTTAAACTCCTAAATAGTCATGAGAAAGATAATACAGGTCTATTCTGGTTCTATTTGTGCAGCCATATCTCTGTTCTATTGCTGTGTTGATAAACAAGACGTGTTTTTTTCCAGCGACAGAGAAAGAACCCAGAGTCGTGCGTGCAGTGCAGTGATGTGTGGCTGCCTTGTAAACGGACCGCCGGATAGATCGGGGCAGCTCGGTGCGCAGGGCCGAGGTTTGGCGCCGAGACCCGGGGCAGCTGGGGCCAGACGAGACGGGAGGAGCCTCCCGTCCCGGGATGTTGTGCGCACGCATGTCGCTGAAGAGGAGAGCCCAGATAGGAAAAACAAGAGGGagaataaatgtaaaactgtcACGTAGAAATGtcggggtttttttttcatcaggacGCTTTGGCAACATTGTTATTGAACATTCTTGCCAGAAAGCATGCTGAACTcaactcagagagagagagagagagagagagagagagagtcagagagagagagagagagggagagagagagagagagagatgacgtTTTACCGGGAGGGAGGGTCTTCTGAATCCAATTCATTCCGGGCACCACGTGTCCTCGGAGCGTGGGAAAGAGGCGAGCTTTTCTTCCCAGCAAAGAAAGAGCAAGGATCAAATAACACGGTGCTGCAGCAGAAAGCTTGCGCTCTGCAGAGAGGCAGGGGCTGCGACCACCCGGACAAGGACGGGacaagacacaca
Protein-coding sequences here:
- the nrarpa gene encoding notch-regulated ankyrin repeat-containing protein A produces the protein MSQADVSTCSAPQRVFQEAVKKGNTKELHSLLQNMTNCEFNVNSFGPEGQTALHQSVIDGNLELVKLLVKFGADIRLANREGWSALHIAAFGGHQDIVLYLITKAKYSSGAR